From a region of the Candidatus Hydrogenedentota bacterium genome:
- a CDS encoding B12-binding domain-containing radical SAM protein: protein MNVLFISSLQVYCSVEKPLYNQNALSLGVSYISSYLKRAGHETRMFVMTRDTPRRDLDRAIDEFKPGLIGFTAIFSEFAFIREVGMYVKERHPEIYLMAGGPHVSLNPEIAIQDAFDAICIGEGEAASLELVNQLQQGRSPSGIQNLWIRQNGKIEKNQTRPFEQDLDALPFPDRDMWQEWIDDPVTVPCILLGRGCPYTCTYCCNHALRALAPGNYVRFRSPENVLEEVKEFSARNPAVSHIYFEVETIGAKPHYAEALCSCLNAYNQERKAPLTFSVNLRIHPKKDFGPFFATLKTAHFTSVNIGLESGSPRVRKEVLRRTYSNDDVRSAVRAAKENGLKVHLYVLIGLPGETLEEFRETIELTRECEPDFYYLSIFTPYPGTVLCDKCKEMDLLENELDMTLERRRAVLDLPGFSRRQIQREYLLFAYRVYKGKWPINAIFRKVVGTWLRTSAVLYRCYRILMRRPRVRDFMRSVGWQWG, encoded by the coding sequence ATGAACGTACTTTTCATTTCGAGTCTTCAGGTTTACTGCAGCGTTGAGAAACCGCTCTACAATCAGAATGCATTAAGCCTTGGCGTTTCCTACATTTCATCCTACCTGAAGCGGGCCGGCCATGAGACACGTATGTTTGTAATGACCCGGGATACACCGAGGCGCGACCTCGACCGCGCCATCGATGAGTTTAAACCCGGACTTATCGGGTTCACGGCAATCTTCAGTGAATTTGCGTTCATACGAGAGGTGGGAATGTACGTCAAGGAGCGTCATCCTGAAATCTACCTGATGGCAGGTGGGCCGCACGTATCTTTGAATCCTGAGATCGCAATTCAGGATGCTTTCGACGCGATTTGTATCGGCGAGGGAGAAGCCGCTTCACTTGAGCTGGTTAATCAGCTTCAGCAGGGACGGAGTCCCTCTGGAATTCAGAATCTCTGGATAAGGCAGAATGGCAAGATTGAAAAGAATCAGACACGGCCTTTTGAGCAAGACCTTGACGCGCTGCCATTTCCTGACCGCGACATGTGGCAGGAATGGATTGACGATCCCGTTACGGTTCCTTGTATCTTGCTGGGCCGGGGCTGTCCCTATACGTGTACCTATTGCTGCAATCACGCGCTGAGAGCGCTCGCGCCGGGTAACTATGTCCGTTTTCGTTCTCCTGAGAACGTGCTGGAAGAAGTCAAGGAATTTTCAGCAAGAAATCCCGCGGTGTCACACATCTATTTCGAGGTTGAGACGATTGGCGCCAAACCCCATTATGCCGAAGCCCTATGTTCGTGCTTGAATGCATACAATCAGGAGCGCAAAGCGCCACTGACATTTTCGGTCAATCTGCGTATCCATCCGAAGAAGGATTTTGGCCCATTCTTTGCCACTCTCAAGACGGCACATTTTACGTCGGTCAATATAGGTCTCGAATCGGGAAGTCCTCGTGTCAGAAAAGAAGTGCTTCGGCGCACGTACTCAAACGACGACGTAAGGAGCGCAGTGCGTGCTGCGAAAGAGAACGGATTAAAGGTTCATCTCTATGTGCTTATCGGATTGCCGGGAGAGACCCTGGAGGAGTTCCGGGAAACGATTGAATTGACGAGGGAATGTGAGCCAGATTTCTACTATCTCTCCATCTTTACCCCGTATCCGGGGACCGTGCTCTGTGACAAATGCAAGGAGATGGATCTTCTGGAAAACGAGCTCGATATGACGCTGGAGCGTCGCAGAGCCGTTCTTGACTTGCCCGGATTTTCGCGGCGCCAGATTCAGCGTGAGTATCTTTTGTTTGCCTACAGGGTGTACAAAGGGAAATGGCCCATCAATGCCATATTCAGGAAGGTAGTCGGGACGTGGCTGCGCACCAGTGCCGTCCTGTATCGATGTTACCGCATCCTGATGCGGCGACCTAGAGTTCGCGATTTCATGAGGAGCGTCGGGTGGCAGTGGGGCTGA
- a CDS encoding glycosyltransferase family 4 protein, with translation MSVGIHVVAVPRRFVREDWGGIETYVLETGRRIQAAGNQFEVVCPAVLSSRNEEEIGGVRVKRLGYFYPYWNLGSEARLKLDKVGGNLFSFSLMHTLMQIPNIDLFHLHTGKRLGGIVRTVSKWRRIPYVITLHGGIYDLPAEEESALMAPADNAFEWGKILGWCVGSRRVLDDAAALFCVGRQEQRLAQERFPGKRIEYLPNGVDVEYFARGDGQRFRQAHGIPESARLLLTVARIAPQKNQLFLVKALPDLRRSDPSIHIAFVGSVNNEDYWNNLTRCARENGLEDAVTVVPGLTPEDPMLVDAYHAADVFVLPSVHEPFGIVVLEAWAAGCPVIASRVGGIPDFVKDGTNGLLFEADDIVDFLRAYGSLTTERALALAASGRETVERYSWDNVTNGLLNIYQAVIADSVPERGKRRSPESP, from the coding sequence ATGAGCGTAGGCATTCATGTCGTGGCAGTGCCGCGTCGTTTCGTTCGTGAGGACTGGGGCGGCATCGAGACGTATGTGCTGGAAACCGGACGCCGAATCCAGGCAGCAGGGAACCAATTCGAAGTCGTGTGTCCCGCCGTTCTGAGTTCCAGAAATGAGGAGGAAATCGGCGGAGTACGCGTAAAGAGACTAGGGTACTTCTACCCGTATTGGAACCTCGGAAGCGAGGCGCGATTGAAGCTCGACAAGGTGGGGGGAAACCTCTTCTCTTTTTCTCTAATGCACACGCTCATGCAAATTCCGAATATTGACCTTTTCCATTTGCATACTGGCAAGAGACTTGGGGGCATCGTGCGGACGGTGTCCAAGTGGAGACGCATCCCCTACGTCATTACCTTGCACGGGGGCATCTATGACTTGCCAGCGGAGGAAGAGAGCGCCTTGATGGCTCCTGCTGACAACGCCTTCGAATGGGGTAAGATCTTGGGGTGGTGCGTGGGCTCCAGGCGTGTGCTGGACGATGCAGCAGCACTATTCTGCGTCGGTCGGCAGGAACAGAGGTTAGCCCAAGAGCGCTTCCCCGGTAAGCGCATAGAGTACCTGCCCAATGGCGTCGATGTAGAGTACTTTGCACGCGGCGATGGCCAGCGGTTTCGGCAGGCGCACGGCATCCCGGAGTCCGCTCGCCTGCTATTGACGGTGGCGCGGATCGCCCCCCAAAAGAACCAGCTCTTCCTGGTCAAAGCACTTCCCGACCTTCGCCGGAGCGATCCCAGTATCCATATCGCCTTCGTGGGTTCCGTGAACAACGAAGACTACTGGAACAACCTGACAAGATGTGCGCGTGAAAACGGGTTGGAAGACGCCGTGACTGTCGTCCCCGGCCTGACGCCAGAAGACCCAATGCTCGTCGATGCCTACCATGCGGCTGATGTATTTGTTTTACCCTCCGTTCATGAACCGTTTGGCATTGTCGTACTGGAGGCGTGGGCCGCAGGATGTCCCGTGATTGCCAGCCGTGTCGGCGGAATTCCAGACTTTGTGAAGGATGGAACGAACGGCCTGCTCTTCGAGGCGGATGATATCGTGGACTTCCTTCGTGCCTACGGATCGTTGACAACGGAACGGGCACTTGCCCTTGCCGCCTCAGGTCGCGAGACGGTCGAACGGTATTCATGGGACAACGTTACAAATGGGCTGCTTAACATCTATCAAGCGGTAATCGCAGATTCTGTGCCTGAGCGAGGAAAGCGCCGGTCGCCAGAATCTCCCTGA